The genomic segment TGCAACCACTCAACAGAGAAGTGAACAAATTCTTTGCTTTATCAAAAATAAAACACTTAAGAGTGCATCTAAAGGAGGTATAATGTCTAATGTTGATCAAGGATGTATACCCTCTGCAATATATAAAACTGAGTCTACTGAAAATATAATATACACAAGGTCAATGACATGAAACAGTAACTGTTTCTTTCTCTGCAGATATCCAATTCAGTACATTCTATctgtatttcaaatttccagcttcCACAATATTTTGCATGTGTTAGCCAGCATACCAAACTGATCAAAGAATGCAGAACTCAATATGTATTAAAATTAGCACTGTAAACAGCTTCTTAATTTTCCAAAAGCAGCATATATTGCCTAAGAGCAACTGGACAAGGataactaaaattaaattgtacTGAAATCAAATGATAATTACCATTATTGAAACTTTGCATACTTGGTCCAACTTTATATATGCAATTGCCTCAAGCAACAATCAGTAAAAGATGATTTCCCTACATAGTGAGATCACATAGTAACTGAAATCCCAAGAACAAAACAACCAGCACTACTAAAAAAAAAGTGTCATCTTGTTCCCTGCATACTGTAGCTTAACCACTTCTGATGACAGTTTTCTGAAACTTTAGCTGTGcttttctctccatggatgctgcctgactcacttaATATTTCCAGTACTTTCTccttttttatttcagaattcaagTATCTAATTTGTATTTGGGTGACATTTTTAAAAGTGGCCAACGAGTCAATCCTCCCTCTTTATATACTTCAGCTTTTCCCACATTTTGTGGTCTATATCTCATCGTGCATCAAATTTCACTTAACCCTTTGTTACTTTGTTCCTTTGTTACTGATCTAATGCTCATGTACTAAGAGCTCAAAATTTAATCCTCCAATGTAAAAACTGTATGTATTCGTAAATCTAAGCCCCACCTCCATGAATTCTGTACTTTGTCCATAGCATCTTGAGCatccttctcctcctccatctATTAAAAAAATGTCCTTCTGTTGCACTCTCTAAATTATATATTATTTCATCTCAAAACTAATTAATGTTGTTCAATGAATCTGTCATTTCAGATTTACTTTAATCATCTGATCACGCTAAATAGAATCAATTTACTGAGCTGAAAACATATGCCGATCATGAGATGAACAAGCAATTATCTTCCAATTTACTTAAGAAATGTTTTAATgatccagtcactacactacaGCAAGTGCACTTTGTTGGTTTATAGGGTTAGAGCACAGGACTCCTCAAAGCAGCTTAGGTAAAGACTAGGAAAATGTACTCAATAGTATTTTTCATCATATAATACTCATCTAGTAAAACAAAGCACAATGAAATGTATTTTGAGCAATGCTATGGAATATTCACCAGAATCAGGAAATGTACTCATTCTCATTCTTAATGAACACCAGATAATTTGGCACCTTCCTTGTTGGCTTTGAAGCTTGAGTTGATTTGTActtaacttgtgttgtaaatgcaccatATTAGTTGgcaatttatttgtggtaatattactttatgcatTGTGAGTTATAAATACTGCATCGTGTACCTTGGCCCACAGGAACTTTGTtcatttggcagtacagtcagccctccttatccatgagggatcggttccgggacccctcacggataccaacattcgcagatgctcaagtcccttattcaacctgtctcaatgtggtggatcttaggacccagcggaaccccagaccttatctAACCTGTCTCAGtccggtggacattaggacccggcaccagagctctgaatgtgcagtgtttctgttcacaataatcacgatcacaattgaaaataaagtggaaataataaagcgatcagaaagaggtgaaacaccatcggtcattggaaaagtgttaggctgcagtcagtcaacgatcggaacaattttaaaggataaagtgagaaaggccctgccccgatgaaagctacaattattactaagcaacgcagtggtttaattattgggttttggggttttgagtttttgatcctccacatcaaaccGCCACGGATGGAGAGCACATTCgaaagcggtctgtcactggctcGTGCTCGGGAACGGTTCCCAAGctcggcgctgaaacatacatcaagtgttttatatgcatagaaaggtaaaagatatactatatactgagacaaatgtttgactgacgctaaataataccagatatacctgttccgacttacttagtaagagaacttctgatttttttcgatcccagtCCACcataacccacacacatcctcctgtatactttaaatcatctctagattacttataatacctaatacaatgcaaatgctatgtaaaatagttgttatactgcattgtttagggaataatgacaagaaaaaaaattgtaCATGTTCGAACAACAAGTGATGGAAGAGGACTTCCAGGTTTTTgtgattcgcagttggttgaattcgcggataaggagggctgactgtttATATGTGTATGATTGAAAGACAAACTTGAACAAGGAAATTTGGCATATAAAATTTCTACAGGGAGAGTAGGTATGATGCCTTCTGACTTGCATGTGTTGATTTTAATTATACAACCATCTGAATGAACACATCAGAAAACTGATTTTTAGACAGAGCTTTCCACAACTGACAATTGTATTTTATTCAGTTTTAAAAACCACTGACTGCTACTTCATCTTATTATATACTCTCTAGTCAGCCTGAACTAAACCCTTGGGTGTACAAAGACTACCTACCTATCATCATCATCTGGGTGATTATTGGCATTGGAAGTGCCTTGAAGTGTTGGTAGCCCTTCTGTAACTCCTTCATCTACTGAACCTGTTTAGAGTAAAAAGTAAATGACACTGAACATTTAATAGGACAATAACTTACAAGTGATCTGCTATACTTGAATTTTGCAATGAAAGCAAATACTGTTTAAAAATCAACACACTGTAATTGGAATTTCACACTGTGCCCAATTTGATAATAATTCACTAAAGCGGATTAATAAACTACAATAAATCTATACAATTCATGCttaacaaatgcaaaagaaaaacaaatattcaTAAGTGTTTTGCACAGGCAATAATGACAATATTAGATAATGTTGTGAAATCCACCACAATCAGCAATTGTGGAGAAACACTGCTTCTCAACCAGAAAAGACAAACTGGATTATTGAAAATGAGCATGAGGTCCAGAAATTAATAGTCATAAACACAAAACATTCTTGGACTGACTTCTGAAATTTGAGATTCATCAAAGATTTTGCCATTTTAAACACaagttgaaagtggcatcacagataaatagggtcgtaaagaaagcttgtggcacattggccttcctaTATCAATGTATTgactacaggagatgggatgttatgttgaagttgtataagaaattggtgaggcctaacttagaatattgtgtgcagttttggtcacctacctacaggaaggatataaacaaggttggaagagtgcagagaaaattcacaaggattttgcaggtctggaggacccgagttacaaggaaagaatgAATATGTTAGGGCAGTATTGTTTAGAACGTACaagattgaggagatttgatagaagtatacaaaattgtgagtgGTATAGACAGGCAAattcaagcaggtttttttccactgaagttgggtgggactacaaccagaggtcatggcttaaggatgaaaggtgaaaagtttaagggaaacaaaaaggggaaacttcttcactcagagggttgtaatgagctgccagcagcagtggtccATGTGAGCTTAATTTCAATGCTTATGAGaattttggataagtacgtggatagTTGGGATTTGGAAGGCAGGAGCAGGTTGTTGGGAATTGGAGTTTAAATGTTTtttggcatggagtagatgggtaagagcctgtttctgtgctgtacttctctatgatccTCTGTGACAGGTGGGACAAGCATGAGAGGTCCAGCAAGAAGTTGATAACCACACGCGATTCATCCGGGCTATCAAGACTATCCATCAATCAAACAGCAAAGACCAACCCCATTCAGAGCTGCCAGTAGAGGAAAGCTCATCAAGGTGAAAAGCAGTTAGCGGCAACTGGAAGGAACATTTCAAAGATCTCCGCAGTTTTGAATCTACTGCAGATACTGGGGCCCATCACAGAGCACAGCATGGGCTGCAGTCTTTGCATTACACTATACCAATGTCATCATGGATACAAAATGCTATTGAACAAGTAAACAAAAAGCCTCCAGAGCAGACAGAATCCCTTCTGAAGTGTTAAAACACGTCAGAGAAGTACCTCTTGCTCAAATTCATGTCTTTATctgagaagagaaaaagatactTGACAATCTCAGTAgatttaagaaaggagaaaagtCTGATTGTAGTAATTCCTTAAAGATTTTCTTGAGATGCTCCTCGTGGAAAGTCAATGCAAGGATCCTACTCCTAGCAGCCACAATGCCCCTCCCAGAGATGTGACATAAATGAATGGAATTTGGAGGTACAACAGAGATTTTCACAACACTGGAAAATCCGAGAAAAAAATGCAGAGGACAGAATCAACCTTTGTACATGGTTTTGCCTATACGAGAGCCTCTAATTATAGTCAGGAGACGGTGGTTATGCAGAATTCTCAACTTTAACTGTCCTTGGAAACTTGCTTTTGCTACACAAGCAGCAATCCTAGCCAAAAGGTCCACCACATACCCCATTCCAGTGTGAAATGAGGTGAAGCAGGCTGTGCCATCATACTTAATCCTTGTTCTTGCCCCAATATCACACTTTGTCTCCAATGTGTTTCCTGCCATTAACCTACAGGGAAAAGAGAATTCATTTAACTTTTAACATCTCCACTCCAGCGTCAGTTGTTGATCTACAGTAAGCAGATATGACAAGCTGATGCACAGGTTTGAGTGCCGAGATTTACAAATTCTTTAACTGAAGCAAACTGGATctcaaagaaacaaaaaaatctCCTAACTTGGACAACTCAACTTCATTCCCCAATCATCCACTCCAACCTCAGTTAAACCCCAGAATGAGATCCTTAGAACTTCAGTATCTCAGGTCAACCTCTCTGGCAGACATCAGTGACGTAATTGACAAAAGTCATCAGCTCCAGGGTGCCAGCACAACCTTCAACAAACTGAAGAAAAGCTCAAATCTAACATAAGCTACCAATCGGCAGTGACCTTCATTCCTTGCCTGCTCCAGATACAAATGACAGTGGATACCACAAAGTACTAATGCTGTCAAACTTTCCCAATTCAGTGACATAGATTTGTCTATGATTCTATGCCCTGGCTCAGAATCCAATGTGATTGAGCCTCTGATTACATGGCCCCATATCTGATACCAAACTCCCCAAAAACTAACATATAACCTTAAGCTCACAGTAAGTAACTTCCAGGAGGAACAAAGAACATATTCGAAGGAAGTGCTAAAAATCTTCCTATAAAAATGTAACAACTCATGGGAATTCATGGTCCACAAGTGAATAAAGTGGAAGAATATCTTGGAAAGACCTGAGCTTTCCAACCTCTAAGATGGTAAAACATGTAGAGACATTGTGCAAACAAGGAATGCTGAACACTCCAAACAAGATatccacatttttttttaaatgaagtacTACCTGCCCATTTCTCATGAGTCTTCGGTTACCTGACTAGGTAGTGGAATTAGGTCATTCACCTCAAGAAACTGCCCAACATCTATAACATCTATTCTCTAGAAAAGGACACAGGGAGGATGGAAAAGATTGTATAGGAAATCATAATAAGTTTACAAAGATGGCATGAAAATACTTCATAAAAACAACAATTATTTAACTAatagatttaatttaaaaaaaacgaaTACATGATTTAAAGAAAAAATGCCTCACAACGTCACAGAGGAATTACTTCACCTCAACCTGTAGAGAATGCTAGAGAATTGCTTCCTTTGAaaacttaaaataaaaaaaaaatgtccAAAAGTATAAGGAGAACAATCTGTTCAACACTGCTGTCTACAAAATGTTTACACAGGAAGTACAGCACTATACATTGAGGAACTTGGTGTCAATGAATCCATTACCAGCTCAACAGTCAGTAATAACATTTTGACAGTGACTTTCCAAATGTCATGTGAATAAAATAATCAAGTAATACTTAAGCTTAcggattttaaaaaaaaccttacaATAATTCTTAAGaatgtttatgtgagaatttgAATTAGGGCAACTCTGCTGCTACCCTGGCAGTCAGTGCTTAACATGTGGGCAGGCTAGCCAGACTAACTGTGGATTGATAACCACCTGCAGCATGACCCAGTTTTGCAGTGAGTTGACAGCTTGTGATGAAAACAAAGCGCTCACTTGTCACTCCAATTGACTTGAAGGAAGACTATGTTAGTTCAGCAAGTATTGCAAATAAACTTCATATACTCTGAGGAGAAAGAAGACATGCAACATGCAAATTACTTTTGTTTCTTCTTAATTAACTACAGCTAGGTATTGTTAATTGACTGCTATACCCATTGCTGCTTTGTGTACAGCAAATAAACCACAAGTGACCTCAATCAAGGCTAAAGTATGACACCTGAAGCGTCATGGAGATTTTAGAATGAGTTAATATAAGACTAAAGCATGAATATAATGGATAACTAAGACTGAAGCCTGTTTGAAGTTCAGTAGTACATACCAATAGAAGATGACTGGGGACTAATCAATAAATCCTCCTGAGCCTGCTCACTTCCTGGTACAGTTTGATGGTCACTAAGTGAACTCTGTGATGCACTGACAGGTTGTGATACAAGGTCATGGCCTTCATCATCACTCAACCTTTCAACTTTGATCCTCACATCATCTTCTAGTATAGGAGGTGACGTTGCTTTTGTACTTTCACAGGCGGTGTACTCGGGCACCCGCCCCGTCACCTCAGTGTTTAGGGGCTGTTCCACGACCCTCACACTTTCCGTTGACTTTGCTTTTTCGCTGAGAGTCCGACGCTCAGCACCCACAGGGTGCGTCCACTGAAATGACAGCGATGAGTCCACAGATTGCTGGGTCCTATTGTCTGAGAAAGCCACCGAGGGGTTCACAACTTGAGAACAATTGGGCTGCGCAGCAGATTCAGTGGGACTCTCCGGAGACATCATAATGAAGTTCTTCCGTTTTCGGCGAGATTCCCTGGGCTTACTTTTCTCAACAGAACTGCATTCTGAAGatactggagacagactgtcatCGTGAGACTGAACGATGCAAGCACTACTGTTCTCTTGAGGAAGTGAAGGAACAGGTCCTGGCGGATTACTGCTTGTATTCCACAGGATACTTGATTTCATGAACTCTGAACAGgtgttggctacatggaacatCTGCATATAGCTAGCAGCAGCCAAGACATCAATAATGTTCTCTGTGTTTATGGCAAGTGTAGCTGTATATGCGTACTCCAGCAATGGAGAAAATCCACTGACAGTTACATGATTCAAATCCAAAATGCACTCATCTGCATCCGATTGGTTTACAAGTTTTGCCCTGAAGAATTCACTGCAAGCAGCAAGGACCACTTTGTGGGCCCTGAAGACCTTGTCTTGGACCCGAATTGTCACATCGCAGAAATGCCCTTCGTTGCGTAATTTATTTAACTTTCCCAGAAGCTCCTGACTGTGGACTGGAGAGTTGTGTGTGAAAGTTTTTAGACCCATTATTGTTCCTCACTGCGTTCAAAACgttggagcacctgaaggaaagatatttgcattttattttgtattttcaagTTCAATACAATCTCTGGCACATTAACTAGTTGGTTAGCCATCAAAAGAAACCCCACATTAACATGTTAGTGCTGGGAAAATTGGTTGATATTGCACTTTTACCAGGCAGCAACTTCACCACTGTGCTgtatattaattttttttaaatgccttgTCGTGACTGTGAACGAAGTCaccagagcgagagagagagagagagagatgcggCTTTATTTGGGACTAATGAGCTGGAGAGAGTggaagagaaagtgagagagggagacactccccaacccaacattacagcacattttTATTTAAAGAACAAAGGTATCAAGACTATTTCTATAGTTATAATGCCCTCATAATGCTTCTTCTGAGTTACATCTAGCTTTCCAAATTCCTGGGTCTTCCCACCAATGCACCCAAAATGAGAGTTCATTACTGTGGCTTTGAGTCGTACTCATGCAATGGGGTGTtgattgcattcatgcatataTGTCAGTTAACTGGGTGTTTCCTGGTCTGCATATACTCTAAAATGCAGCTTTAGGAAGATCATTGTTCTGAGttacattttaaattcaatctacaatccatattcagatctgaaggttggttgctgttgaaattaatatttgctatataccccaACTCCAAAATACACCCTAGCACACCTAATTCAGTGATTATCCTCATAAGAGCAATTTAATCTAATTAAAGCTGAATACAAAGGATTGCTCTATACAGCATCACAAGAACATAACTTAAATTCATTCTGAACAAATTTTGGGTCAAACTTTCAGAGTGATGAACTATTTATACTCGCTTCACCTTTTAGTAGAAAGATTCcacctttttttttacagttCCCTTCACCGCCTATTTTAATAATGCAACAAATCTACATTTAATACCAGCTTGTATTACCTGTGCTATCTAGTAATCAAATTTTTACATGTACGCAATTGCATTCCAAATACTGTAATGGTGCGGGAGAAGACAGCACCATGCAAGTGATAACCAAATGCATATTGCTAATAGATATTGAAAGCATTAAATACAAGATGATTTGCTTGATTCGTGTATATTTTACAATCATTTTGATGGTGAAATCCAGGTGTAAGTCAGCCAATTACTATCCTGGTATACATACACAAGAAGCTTTTATCATCCGATTGAATTGGAATTGTTTACAGGTATGTCCAAATCACAAATAGAAAAATTTGACAGATTGGTCACCAGAAATTATGCAGGTGTTCAATGATGTT from the Hypanus sabinus isolate sHypSab1 chromosome X2, sHypSab1.hap1, whole genome shotgun sequence genome contains:
- the LOC132385205 gene encoding zinc finger and BTB domain-containing protein 44-like isoform X1, producing MGLKTFTHNSPVHSQELLGKLNKLRNEGHFCDVTIRVQDKVFRAHKVVLAACSEFFRAKLVNQSDADECILDLNHVTVSGFSPLLEYAYTATLAINTENIIDVLAAASYMQMFHVANTCSEFMKSSILWNTSSNPPGPVPSLPQENSSACIVQSHDDSLSPVSSECSSVEKSKPRESRRKRKNFIMMSPESPTESAAQPNCSQVVNPSVAFSDNRTQQSVDSSLSFQWTHPVGAERRTLSEKAKSTESVRVVEQPLNTEVTGRVPEYTACESTKATSPPILEDDVRIKVERLSDDEGHDLVSQPVSASQSSLSDHQTVPGSEQAQEDLLISPQSSSIGSVDEGVTEGLPTLQGTSNANNHPDDDDRLESGQYSYQLYINPSTSGTERPSPNGPNKPFQCPTCGARFTRIQNLKQHMLIHSGIKPFQCDRCGKKFTRAYSLKMHRLKHEGKRCFRCQICSATFTSFGEYKHHMRVSRHIIRKPRIYECKTCGAMFTNSGNLIVHLRSLNHEASELASYFQSSDFIVPDYLKQEQEEALAHYDIGDSSFDNNSAVQMPVISQVSSTQNCDSAFPLGHLAGLMNKDDEIIEEQKTNGSDVNGILGIVNMFQMARPPQSPDPQQHRGCL
- the LOC132385205 gene encoding zinc finger and BTB domain-containing protein 44-like isoform X2, whose protein sequence is MGLKTFTHNSPVHSQELLGKLNKLRNEGHFCDVTIRVQDKVFRAHKVVLAACSEFFRAKLVNQSDADECILDLNHVTVSGFSPLLEYAYTATLAINTENIIDVLAAASYMQMFHVANTCSEFMKSSILWNTSSNPPGPVPSLPQENSSACIVQSHDDSLSPVSSECSSVEKSKPRESRRKRKNFIMMSPESPTESAAQPNCSQVVNPSVAFSDNRTQQSVDSSLSFQWTHPVGAERRTLSEKAKSTESVRVVEQPLNTEVTGRVPEYTACESTKATSPPILEDDVRIKVERLSDDEGHDLVSQPVSASQSSLSDHQTVPGSEQAQEDLLISPQSSSIGSVDEGVTEGLPTLQGTSNANNHPDDDDRLESGQYSYQLYINPSTSGTERPSPNGPNKPFQCPTCGARFTRIQNLKQHMLIHSGIKPFQCDRCGKKFTRAYSLKMHRLKHEGKRCFRCQICSATFTSFGEYKHHMRVSRHIIRKPRIYECKTCGAMFTNSGNLIVHLRSLNHEASELASYFQSSDFIVPDYLKQEQEEALAHYDIGDSSFDNNSAVQMPVISQVSSTQNCDSAFPLGHLAGLMNKDDEIIEEQKTNGSDVNGILGVREDLHKRGSPEEGPHILYS
- the LOC132385205 gene encoding zinc finger and BTB domain-containing protein 44-like isoform X3 — its product is MGLKTFTHNSPVHSQELLGKLNKLRNEGHFCDVTIRVQDKVFRAHKVVLAACSEFFRAKLVNQSDADECILDLNHVTVSGFSPLLEYAYTATLAINTENIIDVLAAASYMQMFHVANTCSEFMKSSILWNTSSNPPGPVPSLPQENSSACIVQSHDDSLSPVSSECSSVEKSKPRESRRKRKNFIMMSPESPTESAAQPNCSQVVNPSVAFSDNRTQQSVDSSLSFQWTHPVGAERRTLSEKAKSTESVRVVEQPLNTEVTGRVPEYTACESTKATSPPILEDDVRIKVERLSDDEGHDLVSQPVSASQSSLSDHQTVPGSEQAQEDLLISPQSSSIGSVDEGVTEGLPTLQGTSNANNHPDDDDRLESGQYSYQLYINPSTSGTERPSPNGPNKPFQCPTCGARFTRIQNLKQHMLIHSGIKPFQCDRCGKKFTRAYSLKMHRLKHEGKRCFRCQICSATFTSFGEYKHHMRVSRHIIRKPRIYECKTCGAMFTNSGNLIVHLRSLNHEASELASYFQSSDFIVPDYLKQEQEEALAHYDIGDSSFDNNSAVQMPVISQVSSTQNCDSAFPLGHLAGLMNKDDEIIEEQKTNGSDVNGILGMARPPQSPDPQQHRGCL